The following proteins come from a genomic window of Opitutaceae bacterium:
- the thrC gene encoding threonine synthase, which translates to MRYVSTRGQSPALGFSDAVATGLAPDGGLYLPETFPNLAHIWKSWEKLTYPALCFEFLKHFATDIPEAVLRDVVSRSYATFSHRDIAPLVQLNPDLIVLELFHGPTLAFKDFALQLLGNLYEYQCRVRGERINVLGATSGDTGSAAIHGLLGKPGTGIFILYPDGRTSPLQERQMACTGAANVFALAVDGTFDDAQTALKEVFGDLGFREKHRLSAVNSINLARVLAQCVYYLYAFLRLPENRRAEAEFVVPTGNFGNVLAGWMLRKMGVPIAHFRVATNQNDILYRLFTTGEYRLGPVAPSLAPSMDIQVASNFERFLFLTVGRDPARVREIMRTFREAGHYRFENFDADVFSASRCADAEIPGITREVYSKYNYIVDPHTACGFKDHVRGRLTVVLATASPAKFPETIQAAIGVEPRHPSLEALKAKPLEKHHIRAQPAAIKAFIEAHAV; encoded by the coding sequence ATGCGATACGTCTCCACCCGTGGACAGAGCCCTGCTCTTGGTTTTTCCGATGCCGTTGCCACGGGGCTCGCGCCTGACGGCGGGCTTTATCTCCCGGAGACATTTCCCAACCTCGCCCACATTTGGAAGTCTTGGGAGAAGCTGACATATCCCGCTCTGTGCTTTGAGTTCCTGAAGCATTTCGCCACGGATATCCCAGAGGCTGTGCTGCGGGACGTGGTAAGCAGGTCCTATGCGACTTTCTCGCATCGGGACATTGCGCCGCTCGTCCAACTGAACCCCGATCTCATCGTCCTCGAGCTATTCCACGGGCCCACGCTGGCCTTCAAGGACTTTGCACTGCAATTGCTGGGCAACCTCTACGAGTACCAATGCCGCGTGCGCGGCGAGAGGATCAATGTGCTCGGAGCCACCTCGGGCGACACGGGCTCCGCTGCTATCCATGGCCTGCTGGGCAAGCCTGGCACAGGGATTTTTATCCTCTATCCCGACGGTCGCACATCGCCCCTGCAGGAGCGCCAGATGGCCTGTACGGGAGCCGCCAACGTGTTTGCCCTGGCAGTGGACGGAACCTTCGACGACGCGCAGACTGCGCTGAAGGAAGTGTTCGGCGACCTGGGCTTTCGGGAGAAGCACCGGCTGTCAGCGGTGAATTCCATCAACCTTGCCCGCGTGCTCGCGCAGTGCGTGTACTACCTGTACGCCTTCCTGCGATTGCCGGAGAACCGGCGGGCCGAAGCCGAGTTTGTGGTGCCGACAGGCAACTTTGGGAATGTGCTCGCTGGCTGGATGCTTCGGAAAATGGGAGTTCCGATTGCGCATTTCCGGGTAGCGACGAATCAGAACGACATCCTGTACCGACTCTTCACCACCGGGGAATACCGTCTCGGCCCGGTTGCACCGAGCCTCGCACCTTCGATGGACATCCAGGTGGCATCCAATTTCGAGCGGTTTCTGTTCCTCACCGTTGGCCGCGACCCGGCGCGCGTGCGCGAGATCATGCGGACGTTTCGCGAAGCGGGCCACTATCGGTTCGAGAATTTCGACGCGGATGTCTTCTCCGCCTCGCGCTGTGCCGATGCGGAGATCCCGGGAATCACACGGGAGGTGTATTCAAAATACAACTACATCGTTGATCCCCACACCGCGTGCGGCTTCAAGGACCACGTGAGGGGCCGCCTGACGGTCGTCCTCGCCACGGCGAGCCCGGCGAAGTTCCCCGAGACCATCCAGGCGGCTATCGGGGTCGAGCCTCGTCACCCAAGCCTCGAGGCGCTCAAGGCGAAGCCGCTTGAAAAACACCACATCAGGGCCCAACCGGCGGCGATCAAGGCCTTCATCGAGGCCCACGCCGTTTAA
- a CDS encoding P-II family nitrogen regulator, with the protein MKLIISIIKPFKLEEVKSALSEIGVEGMTVTEVKGFGRQKGHTEIYRGSEYTVDFLPKVKIEVVVGDELAAKVVETVAKSAKTGKIGDGKIFVLSIEEAVRIRTDERGESAV; encoded by the coding sequence ATGAAACTGATCATTTCCATTATCAAGCCGTTCAAACTGGAAGAAGTGAAGAGCGCGCTTTCCGAGATTGGCGTTGAAGGCATGACGGTCACCGAGGTCAAGGGGTTCGGCCGGCAAAAAGGCCACACCGAGATCTACCGCGGCAGCGAATACACCGTTGATTTTCTCCCCAAGGTGAAGATCGAGGTGGTGGTGGGCGACGAGCTCGCCGCCAAGGTGGTCGAGACCGTGGCCAAGTCCGCCAAGACTGGCAAGATCGGCGACGGCAAGATCTTCGTCCTCTCCATCGAAGAGGCGGTTCGCATCCGGACAGACGAGCGCGGCGAATCCGCAGTCTGA
- the amt gene encoding ammonium transporter: MAFVAVAPMFAQESGGLPFKVSDLSDLRVGLDTVWVLVAGMLVFWMNAGFALVESGLCQAKNCVNILAKNFIVFAVSTLSFWVLGWGLMFGDGNGFVGLSGLWFVSGADNSPALGEAYAAMNPFSTEKYEGVYGALNWTPVPLWAKFFFQLVFAGTAATIVSGAVAERIKFGSFIIFSFILVAMVYPVTGHWIWGGGFLGSNNFRDFAGSTVVHSVGGWAALAGVIVLGPRVNKYKDGKIHPIPGHNMTSAALGVLILWLGWFGFNPGSTMAAMNGKAISHVLVNTNLAAATGSLAALVTAWALLKKPDFSMILNGCLAGLVAITAPCAFVTFTSGAIIGAIGGVLVVFAVIFFDKAKLDDPVGALAVHLCNGVFGTLALGLFYDNQVATDVAALATGLSRGAQTWVQLKGILWVGLFVFPVSLVIWYALKLITGIRVSKEEEIEGLDKGEHGNEAYPDFTTSHK; this comes from the coding sequence ATGGCGTTTGTCGCCGTCGCGCCCATGTTCGCTCAAGAATCCGGAGGCCTGCCGTTCAAGGTCTCCGACCTCAGTGACCTCCGCGTTGGCCTCGACACGGTCTGGGTCCTAGTGGCGGGTATGCTGGTATTCTGGATGAACGCGGGCTTCGCACTCGTCGAATCTGGTCTCTGCCAGGCCAAGAACTGCGTCAACATCCTCGCCAAGAACTTCATCGTGTTCGCGGTCTCCACGCTTTCCTTCTGGGTGCTGGGCTGGGGATTGATGTTTGGAGATGGAAATGGTTTCGTTGGCCTGAGCGGCCTTTGGTTCGTGAGTGGCGCGGACAACTCTCCTGCCCTGGGTGAGGCTTATGCCGCTATGAACCCGTTCTCGACCGAGAAATATGAGGGTGTGTACGGCGCGTTGAACTGGACGCCCGTGCCGCTCTGGGCGAAGTTCTTCTTCCAACTCGTTTTTGCAGGCACGGCCGCCACGATTGTGTCGGGTGCCGTCGCTGAGCGCATCAAGTTCGGTTCGTTTATCATTTTCAGCTTTATACTCGTTGCGATGGTCTACCCGGTCACGGGCCACTGGATCTGGGGTGGCGGTTTCCTCGGTTCCAATAACTTCCGTGATTTTGCGGGCTCGACTGTTGTCCACTCCGTGGGCGGCTGGGCCGCTCTTGCTGGCGTGATCGTCCTGGGTCCTCGCGTGAACAAGTACAAGGATGGCAAGATTCATCCGATCCCCGGCCACAACATGACCTCGGCCGCCCTGGGTGTCCTGATCTTGTGGCTGGGTTGGTTCGGATTTAATCCCGGCTCGACCATGGCCGCGATGAATGGCAAGGCCATCTCGCATGTGCTGGTGAACACCAACCTCGCCGCTGCCACCGGCTCGCTGGCTGCCCTCGTCACAGCCTGGGCGCTCCTGAAGAAGCCTGATTTTTCCATGATCCTCAACGGTTGCTTGGCCGGCTTGGTGGCGATCACGGCTCCCTGCGCGTTCGTGACGTTTACCTCCGGTGCCATCATTGGTGCAATTGGCGGCGTCCTGGTGGTCTTCGCCGTCATCTTCTTTGACAAGGCAAAGCTCGACGACCCGGTGGGAGCGCTTGCCGTTCACCTGTGCAACGGTGTGTTCGGTACGCTGGCCCTGGGCCTATTCTACGACAACCAGGTCGCCACAGACGTGGCTGCCCTTGCAACCGGTCTCTCTCGCGGCGCCCAGACGTGGGTGCAGCTGAAGGGCATTCTCTGGGTGGGCTTGTTCGTTTTCCCGGTCTCCCTGGTGATCTGGTACGCCCTGAAGCTGATAACGGGTATCCGCGTCAGCAAGGAGGAGGAGATTGAAGGTCTCGACAAGGGTGAGCACGGCAACGAAGCCTACCCCGATTTCACTACTTCCCACAAATAA
- a CDS encoding NAD(P)-dependent oxidoreductase codes for MSKVAVLGLGIIGSIWASHYREAKVLAGAWNRTPKSDFPGWAPDLAKLAEDADVLHLVVADPPAVEAVLTATLEKLRPGKTVIQSSTIDPQSSSQFKALVEGRGAAYLEAPYTGSKPAAEAHKTVFYLGGEADLVEKMTPLLSLLSEVRFHIGTNEQACTLKLAMNLNIAAQMQALSEALALARGAGVTDAMFFAALQKNASHSGVAALKESKLRNGDFSPQFSVKHMLKDMRLASRSAGCREFPMLDVVRERLHLAAEKGHAEDDYSVLAKLV; via the coding sequence ATGAGCAAAGTCGCTGTCCTTGGCCTTGGAATCATTGGCAGCATCTGGGCATCGCATTATCGCGAGGCGAAGGTGCTTGCCGGAGCTTGGAATCGCACCCCGAAGTCTGATTTCCCTGGTTGGGCGCCCGACTTGGCCAAGCTTGCCGAGGACGCGGACGTCCTGCATTTGGTGGTGGCAGATCCCCCGGCCGTGGAGGCGGTGCTCACGGCGACCCTGGAAAAACTTCGTCCCGGCAAGACCGTAATACAATCGAGTACCATCGATCCCCAGAGCAGCAGCCAGTTCAAGGCGCTGGTGGAGGGCAGGGGGGCGGCCTATCTGGAGGCACCTTACACCGGGAGTAAACCTGCGGCTGAGGCGCACAAGACGGTTTTCTACCTGGGCGGTGAGGCGGACCTGGTGGAAAAGATGACACCACTACTCTCCCTCCTTTCAGAGGTGCGCTTTCACATCGGTACCAATGAACAGGCGTGCACGCTCAAGCTGGCGATGAACCTGAACATTGCCGCGCAGATGCAGGCCCTCTCGGAGGCGCTTGCGCTGGCCCGTGGCGCAGGCGTGACGGATGCGATGTTCTTCGCTGCCCTGCAGAAGAATGCGAGCCACTCCGGTGTGGCGGCGCTCAAGGAGTCCAAGCTTCGCAACGGGGACTTTTCACCGCAGTTCTCTGTGAAGCACATGCTCAAGGACATGCGGCTTGCGAGCCGCAGCGCCGGGTGCCGTGAGTTTCCGATGCTCGACGTGGTGCGCGAGCGCCTGCACCTGGCCGCCGAGAAGGGGCATGCGGAGGACGATTACTCGGTCTTGGCGAAGCTGGTTTAA
- a CDS encoding homoserine dehydrogenase, whose translation MTKILRIGICGFGTVGQGVWQHLERARNDLEARLGVRLELARAAVRDLKRVRDVSLPADKLTDDPLAIAIDPSIDIVCELMGGTTAAKDVTLAALKAGKVVVSANKALLCDSGAEIFETARAHGGNFFFEASVAGGIPIIKALREGLVANRFGLIYGILNGTCNYILTRMSQEGASYSAILADAKRLGYAEADESLDVQGWDTAHKASILAYLAHGTWVKTPQMIVEGIDKLTQADLKYAATLGYGVKLLAVITRDFSSGELFVRIHPTLLPKDRVLANVNGVFNGISVTGDVVGTTTYIGRGAGRDATASAVISDIVDAARWLSGGRSGRVAGSTEAAALSLTPLEKIVSRYYLRLTVKDQPGVLAEIASIMAKHRVSIASVIQSPGERKDAASLILTTHESNEKAMGETLAELARVPSVLEAPLLLRIGDLAD comes from the coding sequence ATGACCAAGATTCTCCGTATCGGTATTTGTGGCTTTGGCACGGTCGGGCAAGGGGTGTGGCAACACCTCGAACGAGCGCGCAACGACCTCGAGGCTCGCCTCGGCGTTCGTCTCGAGCTGGCCCGGGCGGCAGTCCGGGACTTGAAGCGGGTGCGGGATGTCAGCCTGCCTGCCGACAAGCTGACTGACGATCCGCTCGCGATCGCCATCGATCCCTCAATTGACATTGTGTGTGAGCTCATGGGGGGGACGACGGCTGCCAAGGACGTCACCCTGGCGGCGCTTAAAGCAGGCAAGGTCGTGGTGTCGGCGAACAAGGCGCTACTTTGTGATTCTGGCGCTGAGATCTTCGAAACTGCGAGGGCTCATGGAGGAAACTTTTTCTTCGAGGCATCCGTGGCCGGGGGCATCCCCATCATCAAGGCGTTGCGTGAGGGCCTGGTGGCCAATCGCTTTGGCCTCATCTACGGCATTCTCAACGGCACGTGTAACTATATCCTGACCCGCATGAGCCAGGAAGGCGCCTCGTATTCGGCGATCCTGGCCGACGCCAAGCGCCTGGGGTACGCAGAAGCCGATGAGTCCCTGGACGTGCAGGGGTGGGATACCGCCCACAAAGCCTCCATCTTGGCCTATCTGGCTCACGGGACCTGGGTGAAGACGCCGCAGATGATCGTCGAGGGCATCGACAAGCTGACCCAGGCTGATTTGAAGTACGCGGCAACGCTCGGCTATGGGGTGAAGCTTCTGGCCGTGATTACGCGGGACTTTTCGTCAGGTGAGCTGTTCGTGCGGATTCACCCCACCTTGCTCCCGAAGGATCGGGTGCTTGCGAACGTCAACGGGGTGTTTAACGGCATTTCGGTCACAGGAGACGTGGTGGGAACGACGACGTACATCGGCCGCGGGGCGGGTCGCGATGCCACGGCAAGCGCCGTCATCAGTGACATCGTCGATGCCGCCCGCTGGTTGTCGGGCGGACGCTCCGGCCGCGTGGCCGGCAGCACCGAGGCGGCGGCACTCAGCCTCACCCCCCTCGAAAAGATTGTCAGCCGCTACTACCTGCGGCTGACCGTGAAGGACCAACCCGGCGTGCTTGCGGAGATTGCCTCCATCATGGCGAAACACCGGGTCAGCATCGCCAGCGTGATCCAATCACCAGGCGAGAGGAAAGACGCCGCTTCCCTTATCCTCACGACTCACGAAAGCAACGAGAAGGCCATGGGTGAGACGCTCGCCGAGCTCGCCCGGGTGCCGAGCGTGTTGGAAGCCCCGCTCCTGCTGCGGATTGGGGACCTTGCGGACTGA
- a CDS encoding ammonium transporter → MASMLLEEHAMIRTLLTNLRSLSWAVIAFCAVAGLRAEEAAPAAPTTEDRVAALEAYVNNVAPASSLVGVPGPGHNAWIMTSAALVLFMTLPGLALFYGGLVRKKNVLSVLAQCLGIAGLVTILWWAFGYSLVFGKSFGSSILGGREYLFLSGVGAAPNTDYAGWVSQNVFAMYQLMFAIITPALIIGAIAERMKFTAILLFVAIWMVVVYFPLAHMVWGATGLMNGVWNADAKIAAIDFAGGTVVHMSSGWSALVLCLILGPRLGFGKEKMAPHSMVLCMVGTGMLWAGWYGFNAGSALGADGIAGNAFMTTTIAAAVAAFVWGLIELIFRKHASILGFCSGAVAGLVVITPAAGFVNANGAVIIGILAAIIPYIAVTKLKNKFGFDDALDTFGVHAVGGTLGALLTGILATADVNANLVSEGYAAKNGLKAAVEGGSLWIEQLKAIGLTLVLSVVATFIIAKIVSAIVGLRPSPEVERQGLDINEHGEEGYVD, encoded by the coding sequence ATGGCATCGATGCTGCTAGAGGAGCACGCCATGATTCGCACCCTCCTTACCAACCTCCGCTCCCTGTCCTGGGCCGTGATTGCGTTTTGCGCCGTCGCTGGTCTCCGGGCCGAAGAAGCAGCGCCGGCCGCTCCGACCACGGAAGACCGCGTTGCCGCTCTCGAAGCATACGTGAACAACGTCGCACCCGCCAGTTCGCTGGTCGGCGTTCCCGGTCCCGGCCACAACGCCTGGATCATGACCAGCGCCGCGCTGGTGCTGTTCATGACCCTGCCTGGCCTCGCGCTCTTCTACGGCGGCCTGGTCCGCAAGAAGAACGTCCTTTCGGTGCTTGCCCAGTGCCTGGGCATCGCCGGACTCGTGACCATCCTGTGGTGGGCCTTCGGATATAGCTTGGTATTCGGCAAGAGCTTTGGCAGCTCAATCCTTGGTGGCAGGGAATACCTGTTCCTCAGCGGTGTCGGTGCGGCTCCCAACACCGACTACGCCGGCTGGGTCAGCCAGAACGTCTTCGCGATGTACCAGCTGATGTTCGCGATCATCACACCAGCGCTGATCATCGGCGCCATCGCAGAACGCATGAAGTTCACCGCGATCCTCCTCTTCGTCGCGATCTGGATGGTGGTCGTCTATTTCCCCCTGGCCCACATGGTCTGGGGTGCCACGGGCCTGATGAACGGCGTCTGGAATGCTGACGCCAAGATCGCCGCGATCGACTTCGCAGGCGGTACGGTCGTCCACATGTCCTCCGGTTGGTCCGCCCTGGTCCTCTGTTTGATCCTCGGGCCCCGTCTCGGCTTTGGCAAAGAGAAGATGGCTCCGCACTCCATGGTTCTGTGTATGGTCGGTACCGGCATGCTCTGGGCCGGCTGGTATGGCTTCAACGCGGGTTCCGCTCTCGGCGCCGACGGTATTGCCGGCAATGCCTTCATGACCACCACGATCGCAGCCGCTGTTGCCGCATTCGTCTGGGGTCTCATTGAGCTCATCTTCCGCAAGCATGCATCGATCCTCGGTTTCTGCTCCGGTGCTGTCGCCGGCCTCGTTGTCATCACTCCCGCTGCAGGTTTCGTTAATGCAAACGGTGCGGTGATCATCGGCATCCTCGCCGCGATCATCCCGTACATCGCCGTGACCAAGCTGAAGAACAAGTTCGGCTTTGACGACGCTCTCGACACCTTCGGCGTGCACGCCGTGGGTGGCACCCTGGGCGCCCTCCTGACCGGTATCCTCGCCACCGCTGACGTGAATGCCAATCTGGTCTCCGAAGGGTACGCCGCCAAGAATGGCCTCAAAGCCGCCGTCGAGGGTGGCTCGTTGTGGATCGAGCAGTTGAAGGCCATCGGCCTCACGCTCGTCCTCTCCGTTGTCGCCACGTTCATCATCGCCAAGATCGTCTCCGCGATCGTCGGCCTGCGCCCGAGCCCCGAGGTCGAGCGCCAGGGTCTCGACATCAATGAGCACGGCGAAGAAGGCTACGTCGACTAA
- a CDS encoding aspartate kinase has product MARIVQKYGGTSVGDVERIKKVAERIKSTRDEGNEVVVVVSARAGVTNELIGRAKAVCDQPPERELDMLLAIGEQETIALTAMALHGLGVDAVSYTGAQAGITTDRVHTKAKIQTINTKALEKDLQKGKVVIVAGFQGINEDGQITTLGRGGSDLTAIALAAPLKADKCEIYTDVDGVYTADPRVVKTARKLDEISYDEMLELASSGSKVMQSRSVEFAKKYGVVFEVRSSFNHNPGTIVKEEVAYMEKVVVRGVAVDKDQAKVIVSNILDKPGSAAKVFRALADANIIVDMIVQNVGRNGIANLTFTVPRGDSVKAQKALEPALDQIGGGHVAIHENIAKLSVVGVGMKTHSGVAATLFQALADANVNIELITTSEIKISVVIEQDRADEASRVAHAAFSLDK; this is encoded by the coding sequence ATGGCCCGAATCGTCCAAAAATATGGCGGCACCTCAGTCGGTGACGTCGAACGAATCAAGAAGGTTGCCGAGCGCATCAAGTCGACGCGCGATGAAGGCAATGAAGTGGTCGTCGTTGTTTCCGCCCGCGCCGGCGTGACCAACGAGCTTATCGGCAGGGCCAAAGCTGTTTGCGACCAACCCCCGGAGCGTGAACTCGACATGCTTCTCGCCATCGGTGAGCAGGAGACGATCGCCCTGACCGCGATGGCACTTCACGGCCTCGGGGTGGACGCTGTCAGTTACACTGGCGCCCAGGCCGGCATCACCACGGATCGCGTGCACACGAAGGCGAAGATCCAGACGATCAACACCAAGGCCTTGGAGAAGGACCTGCAGAAGGGGAAGGTTGTCATCGTCGCAGGCTTCCAGGGCATCAATGAAGATGGCCAGATCACCACGCTGGGGCGCGGAGGCTCCGATCTTACCGCGATCGCCCTGGCGGCCCCTCTCAAGGCCGACAAGTGTGAAATCTACACCGACGTCGACGGGGTTTATACCGCCGATCCTCGTGTTGTGAAGACAGCGCGGAAACTGGATGAAATTTCATATGACGAAATGCTTGAGCTGGCGTCGTCTGGCTCAAAGGTGATGCAGAGCCGCTCCGTTGAGTTCGCCAAGAAATACGGCGTGGTGTTCGAAGTCCGTTCCTCCTTTAACCACAACCCGGGTACCATTGTGAAAGAAGAAGTCGCCTACATGGAAAAGGTCGTCGTGCGCGGTGTCGCTGTCGACAAGGACCAAGCCAAGGTCATCGTCAGCAACATCCTGGACAAACCGGGTTCTGCCGCGAAGGTGTTCCGCGCGCTGGCCGATGCGAACATCATCGTCGATATGATCGTGCAGAATGTCGGCCGCAATGGCATCGCCAATCTCACCTTCACCGTGCCGCGGGGGGACTCCGTCAAGGCCCAGAAAGCGCTTGAGCCAGCGCTCGACCAGATTGGTGGCGGTCACGTCGCGATCCACGAGAATATCGCGAAGCTTTCCGTGGTGGGCGTCGGCATGAAGACGCACTCCGGCGTCGCAGCCACGCTTTTCCAGGCGCTCGCGGATGCCAATGTGAACATCGAGTTGATCACCACCTCCGAGATCAAGATCTCCGTCGTGATCGAACAGGACCGCGCGGATGAAGCGTCGCGGGTGGCCCATGCGGCGTTCTCCTTGGATAAATGA
- the cimA gene encoding citramalate synthase encodes MNTAVKIYDTTLRDGTQGEGISFSVQDKLLIAERLDQFGVDYIEGGFPGSNPRDITFFQEARHLRLKHARLAAFGSTRRAGVKASEDSQLQTLLDSGMPVMTLVGKTWTLHVTEIIRTTLEENLAMIEDSARYLVSQGREVIHDAEHFFDGYKANPDYAMRTLEAALRGGASNLTLCDTNGGTLVDEFKQIVTRVVASFGADKVGVHCHNDSGLGVALSLAGIDAGACLVQGTVNGYGERTGNANLITILPSLFLKMGRTARCSSNLGQLRELSLYFDELANLRPDTKAPFVGASAFAHKGGLHANAAQKVKSSYEHIDPALVGNRTRVLVSDMAGRSSIAMKAKELGFEIDEKSSAMKALIDELKELEFRGYEFEAADASLQLLLAKAVAQKKSFFEIEGYRVIVERHQGELIAEATVKVKVDGQSYHTVAECSGPVGALDKALRLALHPVYPQLKSVTLSDYKVRILDSKAGSNARTRVLAETTDGHQRWGTVGVSDNIIDASWEAIRDAVEYRLQFGPT; translated from the coding sequence ATGAACACCGCTGTTAAAATATATGACACCACCCTTCGCGATGGGACGCAGGGCGAGGGCATCAGCTTTTCCGTCCAGGACAAGCTGCTCATCGCCGAGCGTCTCGATCAATTCGGCGTGGACTATATTGAAGGCGGTTTCCCTGGTTCGAATCCACGGGACATCACATTTTTCCAGGAGGCCAGGCACCTCAGGTTGAAGCATGCGCGGCTGGCGGCGTTCGGCTCGACCCGGCGTGCAGGAGTGAAGGCAAGCGAGGATTCCCAGCTGCAGACGCTCCTCGACAGCGGCATGCCGGTCATGACCCTGGTGGGAAAGACCTGGACCCTCCACGTGACGGAGATCATCCGCACGACGCTTGAGGAAAACCTGGCGATGATCGAGGACTCCGCGCGCTACCTGGTCTCTCAGGGTCGCGAAGTGATCCACGATGCCGAACATTTCTTCGACGGTTACAAGGCCAATCCCGACTACGCAATGCGCACCCTTGAGGCGGCGCTGCGCGGCGGGGCAAGCAACCTGACGCTTTGCGACACCAACGGCGGCACGTTGGTGGACGAGTTCAAGCAGATCGTTACCCGTGTGGTCGCGTCCTTTGGCGCCGACAAGGTAGGTGTCCATTGTCACAACGACAGCGGTTTGGGCGTGGCGTTGTCGCTCGCCGGGATCGATGCCGGTGCCTGTCTCGTGCAGGGCACGGTCAACGGCTATGGAGAGCGGACGGGCAATGCGAACCTGATCACGATTCTGCCGAGCCTGTTTCTGAAGATGGGCAGAACGGCGCGTTGCTCTTCGAATCTTGGTCAGCTGCGCGAGCTTTCCCTTTATTTTGACGAGCTTGCGAATCTGCGGCCGGATACCAAGGCACCGTTTGTTGGCGCTTCGGCCTTCGCGCACAAAGGCGGACTTCATGCCAATGCCGCGCAGAAGGTGAAAAGCAGCTACGAGCACATCGATCCGGCGTTGGTGGGCAATCGCACGCGGGTACTTGTGTCCGACATGGCTGGTCGCAGTAGCATCGCGATGAAGGCCAAGGAGCTTGGTTTTGAGATCGACGAGAAGTCGTCGGCCATGAAGGCGCTCATCGATGAGCTGAAGGAGCTCGAGTTCCGCGGCTATGAGTTTGAGGCAGCCGATGCGTCGCTTCAGTTGCTGCTCGCAAAGGCAGTCGCGCAGAAGAAGTCTTTTTTCGAAATCGAGGGTTACCGCGTCATCGTAGAACGGCACCAGGGTGAGTTGATCGCCGAGGCGACGGTGAAGGTAAAAGTCGACGGCCAATCCTACCACACGGTTGCGGAGTGCTCCGGTCCTGTGGGAGCACTCGACAAGGCGCTCCGTCTCGCCCTGCATCCAGTTTACCCCCAGTTGAAGAGCGTCACCCTGAGCGATTACAAGGTACGCATCCTGGACAGCAAGGCCGGAAGCAATGCGCGCACCCGTGTGCTTGCGGAGACGACCGATGGACACCAACGGTGGGGCACGGTCGGTGTGAGTGACAACATCATCGACGCAAGCTGGGAAGCGATCCGCGATGCGGTGGAGTATAGGCTCCAGTTCGGCCCTACCTGA
- a CDS encoding P-II family nitrogen regulator, with the protein MKLIIAIIKPFKLEEVKEALAEIGIEGMTVTEVKGFGRQKGHTEIYRGSEYTVDFLPKVKLEIVVNDDVVTKTVDTIVKAAKTGKIGDGKVFVLALEEAVRIRTDERGDAAV; encoded by the coding sequence ATGAAACTGATCATCGCCATCATCAAGCCGTTCAAACTCGAGGAAGTGAAGGAAGCCCTTGCCGAAATCGGCATTGAGGGCATGACCGTCACCGAAGTGAAGGGCTTTGGCCGCCAGAAGGGTCACACTGAAATCTATCGCGGCAGCGAGTACACCGTGGATTTTCTCCCCAAGGTGAAGCTCGAGATCGTGGTCAACGACGACGTCGTGACAAAGACCGTCGACACCATCGTCAAGGCTGCCAAGACCGGCAAGATCGGTGACGGCAAGGTGTTCGTCCTCGCCCTCGAGGAGGCTGTCCGTATCCGCACCGACGAGCGCGGCGACGCCGCTGTCTAA